The Nocardioides campestrisoli genome includes a window with the following:
- a CDS encoding TlyA family RNA methyltransferase, translated as MPPRRLRLDQELVRRGLARSREHASALVGEGRVKVAGVVASKPATGVTTDVALLVTQDPDRPDYASRGGHKLAGALEAFAPHGLTAEGKRCLDAGASTGGFTDVLLRAGARQVLAVDVGYGQLVWALRQDPRVEVHDRTNIRDLDLDLVGEPVDLVVGDLSFISLTLVLDALLSVTSPDGELALMVKPQFEVGKDRVGRGGVVRDLALRAEAVEKVAAEAAARGWGAVAVTTSPLPGPSGNVEFFLLLRRGPAQIGPSEIRAEVERSASLGAPGEKE; from the coding sequence GTGCCGCCGCGTCGCCTTCGACTGGACCAGGAGCTCGTACGCCGAGGCCTGGCCCGTTCCCGCGAGCACGCCAGCGCACTGGTCGGCGAGGGCCGGGTCAAGGTCGCCGGGGTCGTCGCCTCCAAGCCGGCCACCGGGGTGACCACGGACGTCGCACTGCTGGTGACGCAGGACCCGGACCGGCCGGACTACGCCTCCCGGGGAGGACACAAGCTGGCCGGCGCGCTCGAGGCGTTCGCTCCGCACGGCCTCACGGCGGAGGGGAAGCGGTGCCTGGATGCCGGCGCCTCCACCGGTGGCTTCACCGACGTCCTGCTCCGGGCCGGTGCCAGGCAGGTGCTGGCGGTCGACGTCGGCTACGGCCAGCTCGTCTGGGCCCTGCGGCAGGACCCCCGGGTCGAGGTGCACGACCGCACCAACATCCGCGACCTCGATCTCGACCTGGTGGGCGAGCCGGTCGACCTGGTGGTCGGCGACCTCTCGTTCATCTCCCTGACGCTGGTGCTGGACGCGCTGCTCTCGGTGACCTCGCCCGACGGTGAGCTGGCGCTGATGGTCAAGCCCCAGTTCGAGGTCGGCAAGGACCGCGTCGGCCGGGGAGGGGTCGTCCGCGACCTGGCCCTCCGGGCCGAGGCGGTGGAGAAGGTGGCCGCCGAGGCGGCCGCCCGGGGCTGGGGTGCGGTGGCCGTGACCACCAGCCCGCTGCCCGGTCCCTCGGGGAACGTGGAGTTCTTCCTGCTGCTGCGCCGCGGGCCAGCGCAGATCGGACCGTCCGAGATCCGTGCCGAGGTCGAGCGGAGCGCCTCGCTGGGAGCGCCCGGTGAGAAGGAGTGA
- a CDS encoding NAD kinase, giving the protein MSVADETAPETRRVLLLTHTGRREARDVACELVEALTRHGIIVRLLADEASELLMDPASFTPPLELVDEGEERPGEGCELALVLGGDGTILRAAELTYETGTPLLGVNLGHVGFLAEAEVDDVSSTIDAVVQRRYTTEERLTLAVSIFADKELVATTFALNEASVEKAARERMIEVVVEVDGRPLSRWGCDGVVCATPTGSTAYNFSAGGPVVWPGVEALLMVPISAHALFARPMVVAPSSVMAVEVLSETEAAGVLWCDGRRTVDLAPGARIEIRRGDRPVRLARLHEAPFTDRLVAKFGLSVEGWRGSADRRRRQLAHQSEDSGDTGDSGDMERDQDA; this is encoded by the coding sequence GTGAGCGTGGCTGATGAGACCGCACCTGAGACGCGCAGGGTGCTCCTGCTGACCCACACGGGACGCCGCGAGGCCAGGGACGTCGCCTGCGAGCTCGTGGAGGCGCTGACCCGGCACGGCATCATCGTCCGGCTGCTCGCCGACGAGGCCTCGGAGCTGCTGATGGACCCAGCCTCGTTCACACCGCCGCTCGAGCTCGTCGACGAGGGCGAGGAACGGCCGGGGGAGGGCTGCGAGCTCGCCCTGGTGCTCGGCGGCGACGGCACGATCCTGCGGGCCGCGGAGCTCACCTACGAGACCGGGACCCCGTTGCTCGGGGTCAACCTGGGGCACGTCGGGTTCCTCGCCGAGGCGGAGGTCGACGACGTCTCCTCGACCATCGACGCGGTCGTGCAGCGCAGGTACACCACCGAGGAGCGGCTCACCCTCGCGGTGAGCATCTTCGCCGACAAGGAGCTGGTGGCCACCACGTTCGCTCTCAACGAGGCGAGCGTGGAGAAGGCAGCCCGCGAGCGGATGATCGAGGTGGTCGTCGAGGTCGACGGACGTCCGCTCTCCCGGTGGGGCTGTGACGGCGTCGTCTGTGCCACGCCCACCGGGTCCACGGCGTACAACTTCAGCGCGGGCGGACCCGTGGTGTGGCCCGGCGTCGAGGCGCTGCTGATGGTGCCGATCTCCGCGCACGCGCTCTTCGCCCGGCCGATGGTCGTGGCACCCTCCTCGGTGATGGCCGTCGAGGTGCTCAGCGAGACCGAGGCCGCGGGCGTGCTGTGGTGCGACGGTCGGCGCACGGTCGACCTGGCGCCCGGGGCGCGGATCGAGATCCGGCGCGGGGACCGTCCGGTCCGCCTCGCCCGACTGCACGAGGCGCCGTTCACCGACCGCCTGGTCGCGAAGTTCGGCCTCTCGGTGGAGGGGTGGCGTGGCTCGGCGGACCGGCGGCGCCGCCAGCTGGCGCACCAGTCGGAGGACTCCGGGGATACCGGGGACTCAGGGGACATGGAGAGGGACCAGGATGCTTGA
- the recN gene encoding DNA repair protein RecN: MLEEIRIRSLGVIESSTLELGPGLTVITGETGAGKTMVVTALGLLLGGRADSGAVRTGAATARVEGVVDVRTLEAFADEVLEAGGEVEDGRVVLARNISAEGRSRAWVGGAGVPAAKLASVAEPLVAVHGQSDQHRLLRPAAQREALDRFGGEPVAALLGRYRAVHDELHTVERRLHEVVSSARERAREAAQLRHALEEIESVSPESGEDVALAAEETRLGFADTLRTAAETARESLSSDQGSPDALATVSAARAALEGVREHDAEAGQLADRLAELSYLLSDLAADVASYASRLETDPLRLASVSERRAALLGLTRKYGESIDEVLEWSRVSAMRLVELEDTDDTISALRAEQVELRRKLAAIASELSAARQEAAARLGQKVTEELTLLAMPHATLEIQVSQQEVGADDRAAAEAGGRDAAGTPDGAVAPGAPLEVDGRLLRYTTTGVDEVELLLAANAGMRARPLDKGASGGELSRVMLAVEVALAGTTTVPTFVFDEVDAGVGGRAAIEIGRRLAQLARNAQVLVVTHLPQVAAFADRHIVVAKSSDGSVTTSGLTSLSASERERELSRMLAGLDDSDTALAHARELLETARGATR, encoded by the coding sequence ATGCTTGAGGAGATCAGGATCCGGTCGCTGGGCGTCATCGAGTCCTCCACGCTGGAGCTCGGGCCCGGCCTCACGGTGATCACCGGTGAGACCGGCGCCGGCAAGACCATGGTCGTCACGGCCCTGGGCCTGCTGCTGGGCGGGCGCGCCGACAGTGGCGCGGTCCGCACCGGGGCCGCGACCGCCCGCGTCGAGGGCGTCGTCGACGTCCGGACGCTCGAGGCGTTCGCCGACGAGGTGCTGGAGGCCGGGGGAGAGGTGGAGGACGGGCGGGTGGTGCTGGCCCGCAACATCTCCGCCGAAGGCCGATCCCGCGCCTGGGTCGGCGGTGCCGGGGTCCCGGCCGCCAAGCTCGCCTCGGTCGCGGAGCCGTTGGTCGCCGTGCACGGGCAGTCGGACCAGCACCGGCTGCTGCGCCCTGCTGCGCAGCGCGAGGCGCTCGACCGCTTCGGCGGAGAGCCGGTAGCCGCGCTGCTCGGTCGCTACCGTGCGGTGCACGACGAGCTGCACACCGTCGAACGGCGCCTCCACGAGGTCGTCTCCTCAGCCCGGGAGCGGGCGCGGGAGGCGGCTCAGCTGCGGCACGCCCTGGAGGAGATCGAGTCGGTCTCGCCGGAGTCCGGGGAGGACGTCGCCCTCGCCGCGGAGGAGACCAGGCTCGGCTTCGCCGACACCCTGCGTACCGCCGCGGAGACGGCCCGTGAGTCCCTCTCCAGCGACCAGGGGTCCCCGGACGCGCTGGCCACCGTCTCGGCCGCGCGTGCGGCCCTGGAGGGGGTGCGGGAGCACGACGCCGAGGCCGGGCAGCTCGCCGACCGCCTCGCCGAGCTCTCCTACCTGCTCTCGGACCTCGCCGCCGACGTGGCGTCGTACGCCTCTCGCCTGGAGACCGACCCGCTGCGCCTGGCCTCGGTCAGCGAGCGGCGTGCCGCGCTGCTCGGGCTCACCCGCAAGTACGGCGAGAGCATCGACGAGGTGCTGGAGTGGTCCCGTGTCTCGGCGATGCGCCTGGTCGAGCTCGAGGACACCGACGACACCATCAGCGCACTGCGTGCCGAGCAGGTCGAGCTGCGGCGCAAGCTCGCCGCGATCGCCTCGGAGCTCTCCGCCGCGCGTCAGGAGGCCGCCGCGCGGCTCGGGCAGAAGGTCACCGAGGAGCTGACGCTGCTCGCCATGCCGCACGCCACGCTGGAGATCCAGGTCTCGCAGCAGGAGGTGGGTGCCGACGACCGCGCGGCTGCTGAGGCGGGCGGCCGCGACGCGGCGGGGACGCCGGACGGGGCCGTCGCCCCGGGGGCGCCGCTCGAGGTCGACGGGCGACTGCTGCGCTACACCACCACCGGGGTCGACGAGGTCGAGCTGTTGCTGGCGGCCAACGCGGGCATGCGGGCACGTCCCCTGGACAAGGGCGCCTCGGGCGGCGAGCTCTCCCGGGTGATGCTGGCCGTCGAGGTCGCCCTGGCGGGTACCACCACGGTCCCCACCTTCGTCTTCGACGAGGTGGACGCCGGCGTGGGTGGCCGGGCGGCGATCGAGATCGGCCGACGGCTGGCGCAGCTGGCCCGCAACGCCCAGGTCCTGGTGGTCACCCACCTGCCGCAGGTCGCGGCCTTCGCCGACCGGCACATCGTGGTGGCGAAGTCGAGCGACGGGTCGGTCACCACCTCCGGGCTGACCTCGCTGAGCGCCTCGGAGCGTGAGCGCGAGCTGTCCCGGATGCTGGCCGGCCTGGACGACTCCGACACCGCGCTGGCGCACGCTCGCGAGCTGCTGGAGACCGCCCGGGGTGCGACGCGCTGA
- the steA gene encoding putative cytokinetic ring protein SteA: MKFATRNRPTPALPGVAGTVRADRRTRRLLPRLRPGDLALIDHVDLDRATAQALVDAEVGAVLNASAMISGRYPNLGPAVLAAAGIPMVDLLGPELFVRVKDGAAARLVDDALVLGEETVLTGRLLDADAIAEQLDDARQGLAHQLESFTHNSSEFLRREQDLLLHGQGVPLPSTSFTDRAVVVVAPGADHEAELRLVRRFVKEMRPVLVGIDSGADVLLAQGMEPDVVVVSAAEEQRPSAKALRAATDVVVRVDRGASSAVTESFSKLGLRPLRFESSATAEDAALILADAGHASLIVGVGMHATLTDFLDRQNAGIASTYLTRLKLGPKLVDATAVPTLYSGRVRPRDLFTVGLVGLLALFAAIGTTPVGQEWAEAFASSTGDLVDYLQGIFS; the protein is encoded by the coding sequence ATGAAGTTTGCGACCAGGAACCGTCCCACACCCGCCCTCCCGGGCGTCGCGGGCACCGTCCGCGCCGACCGGCGTACCCGACGGCTGCTGCCCCGGCTCCGTCCCGGCGACCTTGCCCTGATCGACCACGTCGACCTCGACCGAGCGACCGCGCAGGCCCTCGTCGACGCCGAGGTCGGAGCGGTGCTCAACGCCTCCGCGATGATCTCCGGTCGCTACCCCAACCTGGGTCCGGCGGTGCTGGCCGCGGCGGGCATCCCCATGGTCGACCTCCTCGGCCCCGAGCTGTTCGTCCGGGTCAAGGACGGAGCCGCTGCCCGACTGGTCGACGACGCGCTGGTGCTGGGCGAGGAGACGGTCCTCACCGGCCGGCTCCTGGACGCCGACGCGATCGCCGAGCAGCTCGACGACGCACGCCAGGGCCTGGCCCACCAGCTGGAGAGCTTCACCCACAACAGCAGCGAGTTCCTCCGCCGCGAGCAGGACCTGCTCCTGCACGGGCAGGGGGTGCCGCTGCCCAGCACCAGCTTCACCGACCGCGCAGTGGTCGTGGTGGCGCCCGGCGCCGACCACGAGGCCGAGCTCCGGCTGGTCCGGCGCTTCGTCAAGGAGATGCGGCCGGTGCTCGTGGGGATCGACTCGGGCGCGGACGTCCTGCTCGCCCAGGGCATGGAGCCCGACGTGGTGGTCGTCTCCGCCGCCGAGGAGCAGCGCCCCTCGGCCAAGGCGCTGCGCGCCGCCACGGACGTGGTGGTCCGGGTCGATCGGGGCGCCTCGAGCGCGGTGACCGAGTCGTTCTCCAAGCTGGGCCTGCGGCCGCTGCGCTTCGAGTCCTCGGCCACCGCCGAGGACGCCGCCCTGATCCTCGCCGACGCGGGGCACGCCTCGCTGATCGTCGGGGTCGGGATGCACGCGACCCTCACCGACTTCCTGGACCGGCAGAACGCCGGCATCGCCAGCACCTACCTGACCCGGCTCAAGCTGGGACCCAAGCTGGTGGACGCCACCGCCGTCCCCACGCTCTACTCCGGTCGGGTCCGACCGCGTGACCTCTTCACCGTCGGGCTGGTCGGCCTCCTCGCCCTCTTCGCCGCCATCGGGACCACCCCCGTGGGGCAGGAGTGGGCCGAGGCCTTCGCCTCGTCCACCGGTGACCTCGTCGACTACCTGCAGGGAATCTTCTCGTGA
- a CDS encoding copper transporter translates to MISFRTHLLTLVSVFLALAIGVVLGGGPLSEVGRSGDQEPTSATSDAGARAEAGEAFAAGAAAPLYGGRLAERQVAVLTLPGADPEVVTALGEQVALAGGTISVQQAVSESLLNPTEKSLVDTLGSQLVEQLPAGSVAAEATTYDRMGQLLGLTLASTDVAGSQTNAQTQAVLDGLVGAELLPDAPARERRAPLVLVVLGDEVDGEGGDTVLGGLLRGLAAAAVGVVVAGESADADSQLARLREGDDLAALTSVDGVDRAPGQVAAGLALIRSLTTRGGAFGASGADGALPLG, encoded by the coding sequence GTGATCTCGTTCCGCACCCATCTGCTCACCCTGGTCTCAGTCTTCCTGGCGCTCGCGATCGGCGTCGTCCTCGGGGGCGGCCCGCTCAGCGAGGTGGGTCGCTCGGGAGACCAGGAGCCCACCTCCGCGACCTCCGACGCCGGCGCGCGCGCCGAGGCGGGGGAGGCGTTCGCGGCCGGCGCTGCGGCCCCGCTGTACGGCGGCAGGCTGGCCGAGCGCCAGGTGGCCGTGCTGACCCTGCCCGGGGCCGACCCCGAGGTCGTCACCGCCCTGGGCGAGCAGGTGGCCCTGGCCGGCGGCACGATCAGCGTGCAGCAGGCGGTCTCGGAGTCCCTGCTCAACCCGACGGAGAAGTCGCTGGTCGACACCCTGGGCAGCCAGCTGGTCGAGCAGCTGCCCGCGGGCAGCGTCGCCGCCGAGGCCACGACGTACGACCGGATGGGCCAACTGCTGGGGCTCACCCTGGCCTCCACCGACGTGGCGGGCAGCCAGACCAACGCCCAGACCCAGGCGGTGCTGGACGGACTGGTGGGCGCCGAGCTGCTGCCCGATGCCCCGGCGCGCGAGCGCCGCGCTCCGCTGGTGCTGGTGGTCCTCGGCGACGAGGTCGACGGTGAGGGTGGCGACACGGTCCTGGGCGGGCTGCTGCGCGGCCTGGCCGCGGCTGCGGTCGGCGTGGTGGTGGCGGGGGAGTCCGCGGACGCCGACAGCCAGCTGGCGCGCCTCCGGGAGGGTGACGACCTGGCGGCGCTGACCTCCGTGGACGGGGTCGACCGGGCCCCCGGGCAGGTGGCCGCCGGACTCGCCCTGATCCGCAGCCTGACCACCCGGGGCGGAGCCTTCGGTGCGTCGGGTGCGGACGGCGCGCTCCCTCTCGGGTAG
- a CDS encoding CTP synthase, giving the protein MKNPTPTKHVFVTGGVVSSLGKGLTASSLGSLLKSRGLRVTMQKLDPYLNVDPGTMNPFQHGEVFVTQDGAETDLDIGHYERFLDTDLSAIANVTTGQVYSSVIAKERRGDYLGDTVQVIPHITNEIKDRILAMGGPDVDLVITEVGGTVGDIESLPFLEAARQVRHEIGRENCFFIHVSLVPYIGPSGELKTKPTQHSVAELRSIGIQPDAIVCRADRDLPEGIKRKIALMCDVEDEAVITCADAPSIYDIPKVLHREGLDAYLVRRLDLPFRDVDWTLWDDLLRRVHHPQEEVTVALVGKYIDLPDAYLSVAEALRAGGFAHEAKVNLRWIPSDECETPAGAARHLADVDAVCVPGGFGIRGLEGKLGALTYARTHRIPTLGLCLGLQSMVIEYARNEAGLTRADSTEFDPDSPEPVVATMEEQKSFVEGAGDLGGTMRLGSYPAELVPGSVVAEAYGQTRVEERHRHRYEVNNAYRAKLEKAGLVVSGTNPDLDLVEFVELPREVHPYYVATQAHPELKSRPTRPHPLFAGLVGAALTRQKELLIPLADDEMQGA; this is encoded by the coding sequence GTGAAGAACCCGACGCCCACCAAGCACGTATTCGTCACCGGAGGCGTCGTCTCCTCGCTCGGCAAGGGGCTCACCGCCTCCAGCCTGGGGAGCCTGCTGAAGTCTCGCGGTCTACGGGTCACCATGCAGAAGCTGGACCCGTACCTCAACGTCGACCCGGGCACCATGAACCCGTTCCAGCACGGTGAGGTGTTCGTCACCCAGGACGGCGCGGAGACCGATCTCGACATCGGCCACTACGAGCGCTTCCTCGACACCGACCTGTCGGCGATCGCCAACGTGACCACCGGACAGGTCTACTCCAGCGTGATCGCCAAGGAGCGCCGCGGTGACTACCTGGGCGACACCGTCCAGGTGATCCCGCACATCACCAACGAGATCAAGGACCGGATCCTGGCCATGGGCGGCCCGGACGTCGACCTGGTGATCACCGAGGTCGGCGGCACCGTGGGTGACATCGAGTCGCTGCCGTTCCTGGAGGCGGCCCGGCAGGTGCGGCACGAGATCGGCCGCGAGAACTGCTTCTTCATCCACGTCTCCCTGGTGCCGTACATCGGCCCGTCGGGCGAGCTGAAGACCAAGCCGACCCAGCACTCCGTCGCCGAGCTGCGCTCCATCGGTATCCAGCCCGACGCGATCGTCTGCCGCGCCGACCGGGACCTGCCCGAGGGCATCAAGCGCAAGATCGCGCTGATGTGCGACGTGGAGGACGAGGCGGTCATCACCTGCGCCGACGCGCCCTCGATCTACGACATCCCCAAGGTGCTGCACCGCGAGGGCCTGGACGCCTACCTGGTGCGCCGCCTCGACCTGCCCTTCCGGGACGTGGACTGGACCCTGTGGGACGACCTGCTGCGCCGGGTGCACCACCCCCAGGAGGAGGTCACGGTCGCGCTGGTCGGCAAGTACATCGACCTGCCCGACGCCTACCTGTCGGTGGCCGAGGCGCTGCGCGCCGGCGGCTTCGCCCACGAGGCGAAGGTGAATCTGCGCTGGATCCCCAGCGACGAGTGCGAGACCCCCGCCGGTGCGGCGCGCCACCTGGCCGACGTGGACGCGGTCTGCGTGCCGGGCGGCTTCGGCATCCGCGGCCTCGAGGGCAAGCTCGGCGCCCTGACCTACGCCCGCACCCACCGGATCCCGACGCTGGGCCTGTGCCTGGGCCTGCAGTCGATGGTGATCGAGTACGCCCGCAACGAGGCCGGCCTGACCCGCGCGGACTCCACCGAGTTCGACCCGGACTCCCCGGAGCCGGTGGTCGCCACGATGGAGGAGCAGAAGTCCTTCGTCGAGGGCGCCGGCGACCTGGGCGGCACCATGCGCCTGGGTTCCTACCCGGCCGAGCTCGTGCCCGGCTCCGTGGTCGCGGAGGCCTACGGGCAGACCCGGGTCGAGGAGCGGCACCGTCACCGCTACGAGGTCAACAACGCCTACCGCGCGAAGCTGGAGAAGGCGGGCCTGGTGGTCTCGGGCACGAACCCGGACCTGGACCTGGTCGAGTTCGTGGAGCTGCCGCGGGAGGTGCACCCGTACTACGTGGCCACCCAGGCCCACCCCGAGCTGAAGTCGCGGCCGACCCGGCCGCACCCGCTCTTCGCCGGCCTGGTGGGTGCCGCACTGACCCGCCAGAAGGAGCTCCTCATCCCTCTGGCGGACGACGAGATGCAGGGCGCGTGA
- a CDS encoding NUDIX domain-containing protein — MSEELADRPLTWPVLSSREVHRDNWVVVVTEDVVTRPGHPEETFSRLAVHHPGAVVVLAVDDQERVFCLRQYRHTARHEFVELPAGLRDADGEPALETAKRELREEAELAATEWTHLLSTFPSAGITDEVHEIFLARGLSHASRGDFELEHEEAEMEPFWVPFDDLLAAVLDGRVREGPLVQAVLAYQVRRPELHGSVDDGLR; from the coding sequence GTGAGCGAAGAGCTCGCGGACCGGCCACTGACCTGGCCCGTGCTGTCCAGCCGGGAGGTGCACCGCGACAACTGGGTCGTGGTGGTCACCGAGGACGTGGTCACCCGTCCCGGGCATCCGGAGGAGACCTTCTCCCGGCTCGCGGTGCACCACCCGGGCGCCGTGGTGGTGCTGGCCGTCGACGACCAGGAGCGGGTCTTCTGCCTGCGTCAGTACCGGCACACCGCCCGGCACGAGTTCGTCGAGCTGCCGGCCGGGCTGCGCGACGCCGACGGGGAGCCCGCGCTCGAGACCGCGAAGCGCGAGCTGCGCGAGGAGGCGGAGCTGGCGGCCACCGAGTGGACGCACCTGCTCAGCACCTTCCCCTCGGCCGGCATCACCGACGAGGTGCACGAGATCTTCCTGGCCCGCGGGCTCTCGCACGCCTCGCGGGGCGACTTCGAGCTCGAGCACGAGGAGGCGGAGATGGAGCCCTTCTGGGTGCCGTTCGACGACCTCCTGGCCGCCGTGCTGGACGGTCGCGTCCGCGAGGGGCCGCTCGTGCAGGCGGTGCTGGCCTACCAGGTCCGTCGCCCCGAGCTCCACGGGTCGGTGGACGATGGGCTCCGGTGA
- the xerD gene encoding site-specific tyrosine recombinase XerD, with translation MGSGDLTPAIRSYLDHLGVERGLAANTLSSYRRDLRRYAEFLGHEGIERLDQITHETVASFLVRLREGDQDHPPLSATSAARTVVAVRGFHKFAVRDGLASSDPASAVRPPTPTKRLPKALPLSAVESLLDAAGAAGTPLALRDRALLELLYGTGARISEAVGLDVDDVDRVEGTVLLRGKGSKERLVPVGSYALEAVSAYLTRGRPTLSEGSSPGPGGALFLNSRGGRLSRQSAWAVLVKAAERAGVTQDVSPHTLRHSFATHLLDGGADVRVVQELLGHASVTTTQIYTLVTVDNLREVFATAHPRARA, from the coding sequence ATGGGCTCCGGTGACCTGACCCCCGCCATCCGCAGCTACCTGGACCACCTCGGGGTCGAGCGCGGCCTGGCCGCCAACACCCTCTCGTCGTACCGGCGCGACCTGCGGCGGTACGCCGAGTTCCTCGGCCACGAGGGCATCGAGCGGCTCGACCAGATCACGCACGAGACGGTGGCCTCTTTCCTGGTCCGGCTCCGCGAGGGGGACCAGGACCACCCCCCGCTCAGTGCCACCTCGGCAGCCCGGACGGTCGTCGCAGTCCGCGGGTTCCACAAGTTCGCGGTGCGTGACGGGCTGGCCTCCTCGGACCCAGCCTCCGCGGTCCGCCCGCCGACCCCCACCAAGCGGCTGCCCAAGGCGCTGCCGCTCTCGGCCGTCGAGTCGCTGCTGGACGCCGCCGGGGCCGCCGGCACCCCGCTGGCCCTGCGGGACCGCGCGCTGCTGGAGCTGCTCTACGGCACCGGGGCCCGGATCTCCGAGGCGGTCGGCCTCGACGTCGACGACGTCGACCGGGTCGAGGGCACCGTGCTGCTGCGCGGCAAGGGCAGCAAGGAGCGCCTGGTGCCGGTCGGCTCGTACGCGCTGGAGGCGGTCTCGGCGTACCTGACCCGGGGGCGTCCCACCCTGAGCGAGGGCTCCTCCCCGGGACCGGGCGGCGCGCTCTTCCTCAACTCCCGCGGCGGCCGGCTCTCCCGGCAGAGCGCCTGGGCCGTGCTGGTCAAGGCCGCCGAGCGGGCCGGGGTCACCCAGGACGTCTCGCCGCACACCCTGCGGCACTCGTTCGCGACCCACCTGCTCGATGGCGGCGCCGACGTCCGCGTGGTCCAGGAGCTGCTCGGGCACGCCTCGGTGACCACCACCCAGATCTACACCCTGGTCACGGTCGACAACCTGCGCGAGGTCTTCGCGACCGCACACCCGCGGGCGAGGGCATGA